AAATGGACTTTTTCTACAAGCTGAAAGCCGCCATGCAGATAGCACGGCGGCTCTCGTTATTAAGCATCACAGATTACTTAACGATATACTTGTCAAGTTCAGCCATAAGCTCATCGCAATCATCGCTGTGAACACGAAGCTCGAGGGGCTTTGAAAGATCCAGGCTGAAGATACCCATTATTGACTTTGCGTCAATTGCATATCTGCCGCTTACGATGTCAACTTCGTAGTTGCACTTTGTAACTGTTGTTACGAAATTCTTAACGTCTTCAATAGTATTGATTCTGATATTAGCTGTTTTCATACAAAAAACCTACCTTTCATATTTCAGGTCAAATTTCGGCTCCTGACCGATTGATTTCATTTTACCAAAATGTACGGCGGTTGTCAATTGCTTTTAACTGAATTTACTTAATTTTTTCAATCGGAGATAACCGTTAGCCTGATTTCCCGTTTCCGCCTTATCACTGTAAGTGCTTATCGCTCCTTACAGCTATATAATAACACATTTCACGATACGGTCAAGAGTATTATTGTCAAAAAATCGCCACAGCTTGCAAATTTCGTAATAATAAAGTATAATTAGGCTGTCGGGAGTTTAGTTTTGGTGAAACTCACCACAATTTATTATGGAAGTGATATTATCAGATATACCGTACAGACCTTCGGGTGCAAGGTCAACCAATATGAAAGCGCTTCGGTAGCAAAGGCTATGGACGAACACGGATACGAGAAAACAGACGATATTTTCACGGCGGATATTGTTATAATAAACAGCTGTTCGGTGACGGAAAACAGCGACAAAAAAGCGAAACAGCTTATAAACAGGATAAAAAGCAGCGACCCTATGAAGATAGTCGTGCTTACGGGCTGTTTTCCTCAGGCTTTTCCCGAAACAGCTTCAAAGCTGTCAGCCGATATAGTAACGGGTACAGAGCATAAAGACAGCATTGCGGATATGATAGACGTTTTTACCGGCAACAAGGTAAAGCAGGTTGCCATACCGCCAAGACCCGTTAAAAAGCAATATGAAAAGCAGAAAAACGCCGATATGGGCAAGACGAGAGCGTTTATAAAGATTGAGGACGGCTGTGACAGATTCTGCAGTTACTGCATAATACCTACCGCCAGAGGCTCTGTAAGGTCACGTTCCTTGCAGGATATAACCGAGGAAGTAAGGTTTCAGGTATCGTGCGGTCATAAGGAGATGGTGCTTGTCGGCATCAACCTTTCCTGCTACGGTCAGGAAATCGGGCTGAGGCTTGCGGACGCAATAGAGGCGGTATGCTCTGTGGATGGTGTGGAGCGTGTACGTTTGTCATCGCTTGAGCCGGAGCTGCTGACAGATGAGGATATAGCAAGAATGGCGGCGCAGAAAAAGCTCTGTCCGCATTTTCACCTGTCGCTCCAGTCCGGAAGCAGTGCTACATTGAAGCGTATGAACAGGCATTATACGCCCGATGAATACTATGATATAGTCCTGAGGCTGCGAAAAGCGTTTCCGGATTGTGCGATAACCACCGATATTATGGTAGGGTTTGCAGGGGAAACCGACGAAGAATTCAAAGAATCCTGCGAATTTGCCCAAAAAGTCGGTTTTGCGGCAATGCACGTTTTTACCTACTCGATCAGAGAGGGTACAGCGGCGGCAAGACGCACAGACCACATTGCACATGATATTGCCGTAAAGAGATACCACGCTATGAGCAGCCTTGCAAAAAAGCTGAAAGAGGAATATTTCCGCTCGTGCGTGGGAAAGACGGAAAAGGTGCTTATTCAGCGCAGGGAAAGCGAAGAATATGCAAACGGCCTTACCCCGCAGTACGTTCCCGTGCGCATATACGGCAGTGACGCAAACAGGCAGGATATAATTACTGTACAAATTACAGGAGCATCGGGCAGTGATTTTTGTGTCGGAGAAGAAATAAAATGCTTGTAATCGGGCAGATATTGTAGTATAATTAAAAGGTATTGATAGTTTTGTGCCTTTACACGCTTGCAAAAGCCTGTGGCACTATCACAAAAAACGACGGAGGAAGTTTATGTCAGTTTATCGCATTTATGTGGAAAAGAAACCGCAGTTTGCCGTTGAGGGAAAAGCTGTTCTCTCAGACCTTAAAACCGCACTTCAGATTAAAGGTATCAAGGATGTGCGTATCGTAAACCGTTACGATGCAGAGGGTATCACAAAGGAGAATTTTGAAAAAGCTACTCCCACCGTATTCTCAGAACCGCCTGTTGACGATGTTTATTATTCACTGTCTGAGATTGAGGCTGATGAAAAGATGTTCGCAACCGAGTTTTTACCCGGTCAGTTCGATCAGAGAGCAGACTCAGCCGCTCAGTGTATACAGATGCTGTGTCAGGGCGAACGTCCCACAGTTAAATACGCAAAGCTGTATATCCTTAAGGGCGATA
This window of the [Eubacterium] siraeum genome carries:
- a CDS encoding HPr family phosphocarrier protein, translating into MKTANIRINTIEDVKNFVTTVTKCNYEVDIVSGRYAIDAKSIMGIFSLDLSKPLELRVHSDDCDELMAELDKYIVK
- the mtaB gene encoding tRNA (N(6)-L-threonylcarbamoyladenosine(37)-C(2))-methylthiotransferase MtaB yields the protein MKLTTIYYGSDIIRYTVQTFGCKVNQYESASVAKAMDEHGYEKTDDIFTADIVIINSCSVTENSDKKAKQLINRIKSSDPMKIVVLTGCFPQAFPETASKLSADIVTGTEHKDSIADMIDVFTGNKVKQVAIPPRPVKKQYEKQKNADMGKTRAFIKIEDGCDRFCSYCIIPTARGSVRSRSLQDITEEVRFQVSCGHKEMVLVGINLSCYGQEIGLRLADAIEAVCSVDGVERVRLSSLEPELLTDEDIARMAAQKKLCPHFHLSLQSGSSATLKRMNRHYTPDEYYDIVLRLRKAFPDCAITTDIMVGFAGETDEEFKESCEFAQKVGFAAMHVFTYSIREGTAAARRTDHIAHDIAVKRYHAMSSLAKKLKEEYFRSCVGKTEKVLIQRRESEEYANGLTPQYVPVRIYGSDANRQDIITVQITGASGSDFCVGEEIKCL